TCTGCTTGATAACCCTCTTGCAGGTTTATCAAATGCAAAACACTGCATGTGCACTAAGAATTACTCATGACTGCAAACGTCCTAAGAGAGAAGTACAAACTTCTCAGAATAGACTTGCTTTTAAAAGTACcgtttcatatatattttttaaccccACCTCGTAGGTCGcttgccatgcaaaaaaaaaaccctttcaattCCAAGGTAAACTTGACAAAGGTTTCAGCGAACGCCTTAATCAGATTAATCCTAGAAGCAACCGGGTCAAGATTACTAGCGATTCGGCGAATGCCTTCAGCGAGTGTGAAACAGGGAAACCCAGTCAAGCAGACCTTTTTACCTTGGCTTTGAAAGCAACGCAGAATGACAACAGTAATGCAATTCCAAGCTTCTATTTGACAGAGCTGACATGCTTCATACTGCAGGGAACACGTTTGAGTGCAAGAGGGCAATCAGGGGGGTCAGCCAGCTCGGTAATGGTCATTTGCCCATCCTAGCGGCGGACTTCAGCAAATCCAACCGTGCGAGGCGTTTCACACTTTCAAAAGGGTGTGGTGTCAACGTGTTCCCAGCAGGGGGCAGAACTCCAGCAGCTGGTTTGATGGGAAAACTCCAAACACAGTAAAATCTTCAGGAGGGACTGGAAAGCACAAGACTTGACAAGCTTTCGGTCTTCGAGTACCAACGTCTAGATGAGCCGCTCCCCTGGAGGGAGTTTCAGGGCGTTGGGCTGGACGCGAGCCCCAGCCTGCTCCTCGCTGCTCGGTCGGTACGTTCCCTCGGTCTGCCGTTTCTCCCGGATCTTCAGAAAGACGACCAGGCCGGTGATGCCCGCGATGACGAGAAAGCCCACGATCACAACGGGAGCGACGATGGCGGCGATGTTAACGGGCTGCGTGGAGATGGAAGGGAAAAGAACGAATTAGACAGGATGGGTCACATTGCTGGAAATATATTACACTGATAATGTAGTTTTCCCCTGAGCTGGTAAAACTGGAACAAACTCCTGGTCTTGCGTTTTGAAGTGGTtagcaaaatatttcaataaatcttTCCTCTTTTTCAAAGAAACACGCATTACAGTAACCCTGGGGAATGTCGGGGTGACCGGGTTTGTTCAAAAATCGTACCCGGAGCATCCTTAATTTTTGATCAAAACGAAAGTATTTCCCAAAACTTTACCCTTTTTTGGACGGACACCTTATGCCAAATTTGGAATTTTTGGTTCTTACTTACCCGGTTGGGTGTCCGAAGACATCAAAAGGtatatgtaatttttaaattttttacacCCGTAAAGTTTTAGATTGTACTTTAAATTACGAAAAACATGAATGTTAATCCGCACGGCCAATCCTTGGGGGTTGTTGTTAATAAGTAAACATAAACTATATTACAATTTCTTAGATTTAATACAAACTGAGCAACAAaaaatttttttacataaaacgtTTTAGGATTTTTGACATCCACTACTACGTTGTTGAAAAACCACAAATCCTAAaactgtaggtgatgcaaaacttttggccctcGCTGTAGATTTGACCTCCGCtactgcactaggttaaagaCACCTCTGTTTCCAAGCCTTGCTTCCAGCTCCTGTCACACTTCCTTGGTCCCCACCCCTAACAGTTTCCTTCCTGTCATCAAAAAAACCCTGCTGCTTctcctgttgactgacatgcattCCTCCGGCACCTCGAAGGCTTGTCCCCTTTGGGTGAACTGGAGGGACATTGTCTCTTAACCTTTTAAAGTTGCCGAACCATTGTGAACATggtctgtttaattaaaaaaaacccctCACTTCCCCATAAAGATCCTCATTGAACATTCCACAACAACCCAAGTTCACTGAACTCTTTACCCTTAAATCCTACACAGTGCCCTGTCTTCTTTTTCGGAAACGACCAAAGAAGCAGTGGCTTTTTTGACAAAACCTTCTTTGAACGACAAAAACGTCCCCGTTTTAGTCGTGTTTAACTTGTTCATTTTTGTGTGTCAGTTACTTGAAGAATGGAATGAGGACGGAAGTTCCGTGATCAGGTTTTTTGGGAACCTACCTTTACTCTTCCTTGTTCCGAACTGCTGTTTTGCAGGCAATCGCACCGCGAGCCTCAACAGCAGCACGACTCCTGCTTCAAGCACTAGCAAACCTagattgctgctttttcaatggcTGTGCCAATGCACCTAACGTTCCTGTATATTTATCTTAAGTCTTGCCACGGTTTGGTTTCACAGGGCAATGCTGACAGCCACATGCAGTTTACAAACGAAGCGCCTTGGCAAAGCTTTTCATTCacgtccacaaaaaaaaaaaaaaaaaaaaaaaaataccaaaattgGGGGTAAGTAGGAACGTTGTGTTCGTGTCAAGGAACCTATTTCCTGGAGGAACAGTGATGAATGTTTAGTCTTCACTACTTTGGACAACAAAGACCATAGGTTGTCATTTGAGCCACTTTGGGGTCGCGACGGGCCAGAAAGTGGGTGTCAGCGCTGCCGTCTCACCCACGTGGTCGTCGACTGACAGCAATCGCAGAGGCGACAGTGAGCGAGATATTCAATAATGTGCCGTTTAGGGGAATCTAAACATgcgattttcttttttcagttaaatACGATAAGTTTGAGGCTCTGGATTCGCCTGCGTGTTTTAGAACCCGCACTCGGTCCACGCCAAGCGCCAGGGTGTGGGATTAGACCCGCCGTCCAAACCAGTTTGCCAGCCCTGCTTCAACGTGTGACACTGCGAAGCACCAAGGATCCCGTCCTTACCTCAGCGGGGCTGCTCACAGTGGGGGTCGTCATGTTGGAAGCATCTCTTTCCAGAACCGAGGAGGTCGTGTTtgcttatagaaaaaaaaaaaaaaaacagagcaagcTATAATTGTGCACGTTTCCATCACCGTGCTGCTCAACAAGTGCAAGGTTGCCAAGGTTACCAGGTGACGCTGCTTGACTACTTCATCTATTTCAGTGCTTTGAATATTAAAGATTCCTGCAATGCTTTGGGGGCGAGTTTGTGCCGAATCCCAGA
This portion of the Polyodon spathula isolate WHYD16114869_AA unplaced genomic scaffold, ASM1765450v1 scaffolds_3921, whole genome shotgun sequence genome encodes:
- the LOC121312451 gene encoding protein crumbs homolog 3-like — its product is MLRCRNLLGVFMVFLQRCGREASEANTTSSVLERDASNMTTPTVSSPAEPVNIAAIVAPVVIVGFLVIAGITGLVVFLKIREKRQTEGTYRPSSEEQAGARVQPNALKLPPGERLI